In Candidatus Nitronauta litoralis, one DNA window encodes the following:
- a CDS encoding ComF family protein — translation MGSIITRFENLKSLASLKEGFLNLLFPRPCVFCGLDRQGAGACLCGPCQEALHLIRQPWCGVCGFPAEIDYSVPEDNFICARCRLEQPPFDRARSVVMYESAFKGLMAFYKYQKQPGALDEIRNLLTTFYSDHSEIYNDLIVVPVPLHQNKCRSRGFDQAVMLAREVAAVFNLPLDAGVVTRNRDTESQTRMSRNKRIENMRGAFEIQDANSIEDRRVLLVDDVMTTGATVSEVSRILKKGGARWVEVLTLGRAP, via the coding sequence GTGGGATCCATTATAACCCGATTTGAAAACCTAAAAAGTTTGGCTTCTTTAAAAGAAGGCTTTTTAAACCTGTTGTTTCCTCGTCCTTGTGTGTTTTGCGGATTGGACCGACAGGGTGCTGGGGCCTGCCTTTGCGGTCCCTGCCAGGAAGCCCTTCATTTAATCCGGCAGCCCTGGTGCGGTGTTTGCGGCTTCCCTGCAGAAATTGATTACTCGGTTCCTGAAGACAACTTTATATGTGCCCGATGTCGATTGGAACAGCCGCCTTTTGACAGGGCTCGTTCCGTGGTTATGTATGAATCCGCTTTTAAAGGGCTGATGGCTTTCTATAAATATCAAAAGCAGCCTGGAGCCCTGGATGAAATACGCAATCTGTTAACGACCTTTTATTCTGATCATTCTGAAATCTACAATGACTTAATCGTTGTTCCCGTGCCACTTCATCAAAACAAATGCCGGTCCCGGGGATTTGACCAGGCGGTAATGTTGGCCCGGGAAGTGGCTGCTGTTTTCAATTTACCGTTAGACGCAGGTGTCGTAACACGAAATCGTGACACGGAGTCACAAACCAGAATGAGCCGGAACAAGAGAATAGAAAACATGCGCGGTGCGTTTGAAATACAGGATGCCAATTCGATCGAGGACCGCAGAGTATTATTAGTCGACGACGTGATGACAACTGGGGCAACTGTAAGCGAGGTGTCCCGGATACTCAAAAAAGGGGGAGCCCGGTGGGTGGAGGTACTCACCCTTGGCCGGGCCCCATGA
- a CDS encoding acetylornithine transaminase, giving the protein MATNFSVKKLSDQHLLGNYKRFPIAISKGKGMYVWDESGNKYLDFVAGIAVDSLGHCHPEVVKAIKKQVGTLMHVSNLYHIPPQAELARELTRSCFADKAFFCNSGTEANEAAIKLARKVMFDRGQKKRIEIVTTLASFHGRTLGALSATGQEKMKVGFGPMLPGFKHVPFADIKAMEKAITSKTCAVMIEPLQGETGVNTASKSYFQNLRKLCNKKKVLLILDEVQTGMGRTGQLFAHQGMKIKPDIMTLAKGLGGGMPIGAMLTTDELGASLGPGTHGTTFGGNPLACAAALAVTKIVSSKTFLKQVSSKGDFFQDELKKLGKRYPVIKQIRGEGLMIGVDLTLPSPAIAGECLKHKALVNAIAPNTLRFIPPLIVTRQDISKLITILEKSISKVMKETGSS; this is encoded by the coding sequence ATGGCCACGAATTTTTCAGTAAAAAAATTATCCGACCAACACCTGCTGGGAAACTATAAGCGGTTTCCCATTGCCATTTCCAAAGGGAAAGGCATGTACGTCTGGGATGAGTCCGGCAACAAATACCTCGACTTTGTGGCAGGCATCGCGGTAGACAGCCTGGGCCATTGCCACCCCGAAGTTGTCAAGGCAATCAAAAAACAAGTCGGGACACTCATGCATGTGTCCAACCTGTATCATATCCCGCCCCAGGCTGAACTGGCGCGGGAGCTCACTCGTTCATGTTTTGCCGACAAAGCTTTTTTCTGTAACAGCGGCACAGAAGCGAACGAAGCGGCTATCAAACTCGCCCGCAAAGTGATGTTCGATCGGGGCCAGAAAAAACGAATAGAAATCGTCACCACTCTCGCTTCTTTTCATGGAAGAACTCTCGGGGCTCTCAGTGCTACCGGGCAGGAAAAAATGAAAGTTGGCTTCGGCCCCATGCTCCCCGGCTTCAAGCATGTTCCTTTTGCTGACATAAAGGCAATGGAAAAAGCCATCACCTCGAAAACCTGCGCCGTGATGATCGAACCGTTACAAGGCGAAACTGGAGTCAACACCGCCAGCAAAAGTTATTTCCAGAACCTGAGAAAACTTTGCAACAAAAAAAAGGTGCTGCTTATCCTGGATGAGGTGCAAACTGGAATGGGGAGAACAGGCCAACTGTTTGCTCACCAGGGAATGAAAATAAAACCCGACATCATGACATTAGCCAAGGGGCTTGGTGGCGGTATGCCGATTGGAGCCATGCTCACGACAGATGAACTGGGGGCCTCTCTTGGACCCGGAACCCATGGAACCACTTTTGGAGGCAACCCTTTGGCCTGTGCCGCCGCTTTAGCCGTCACGAAAATTGTTTCCTCCAAAACATTTCTCAAACAGGTTAGCAGCAAAGGCGACTTTTTTCAGGACGAACTAAAGAAACTGGGGAAACGCTATCCTGTCATCAAACAAATCAGGGGGGAGGGATTAATGATCGGCGTGGATCTCACACTGCCCTCACCTGCAATAGCCGGGGAATGCCTTAAACACAAAGCACTTGTCAATGCGATCGCACCAAACACCTTACGGTTTATTCCCCCCTTGATTGTTACACGTCAGGATATTTCAAAACTAATCACTATCCTTGAAAAAAGTATTTCAAAAGTAATGAAAGAGACCGGCTCCAGTTAA
- the tgt gene encoding tRNA guanosine(34) transglycosylase Tgt: MIRFELIKKHKHSRARLGKLITPHGEIDTPIFMPVGTQATVKALTPREVKDCGAQIILGNTYHLYLRPGHNTVRKLGGLHQFMNWAGPILTDSGGFQVFSLNTLAKINEEGATFKSHLDGSSHLLTPELSIEIQQSLGSDIAMVLDEPAPHDADLKVARDSLERSARWAKRCKEVPQREGQSLFGIVQGGMHPELRRESVERTVEVGFPGYAIGGLSVGEEKSIMLEMAEFTAPLLPENAPRYLMGVGPPDDLMACTLMGIDMFDCVMPTRNARNGTLFTSQGKVNIRNAIHKEDASPLDPECACETCQNYSRAYLRHLFMADEILAYRLNTLHNVAFFLNWMERIREAIREDRPIDWRYPQEIKNPI; the protein is encoded by the coding sequence GTGATTCGTTTTGAACTGATAAAAAAGCACAAGCACTCCCGTGCGCGACTGGGAAAGCTCATCACGCCTCACGGCGAGATTGACACACCCATTTTTATGCCCGTCGGAACCCAGGCTACCGTTAAGGCACTCACTCCCCGTGAAGTCAAAGACTGTGGTGCCCAGATCATCCTGGGCAACACCTATCACCTGTATTTACGACCGGGACACAACACGGTTCGCAAACTCGGCGGCCTTCATCAGTTCATGAACTGGGCAGGTCCCATACTTACAGACAGTGGCGGATTCCAGGTGTTCAGCCTCAACACTCTTGCGAAGATTAATGAAGAGGGAGCCACTTTCAAATCACACCTCGATGGGTCTTCCCATCTGTTAACCCCGGAACTCTCTATCGAAATCCAGCAATCTCTTGGGTCAGACATTGCCATGGTGCTGGATGAACCTGCACCGCACGATGCAGACTTAAAAGTCGCGCGTGATTCGCTGGAACGTTCAGCGCGATGGGCAAAACGCTGCAAAGAAGTTCCTCAACGGGAAGGCCAGTCCTTGTTCGGAATTGTCCAGGGTGGTATGCACCCTGAACTCCGGCGTGAAAGTGTGGAACGAACCGTTGAAGTCGGTTTTCCCGGTTACGCAATCGGTGGATTGAGCGTTGGCGAAGAAAAGTCAATCATGCTGGAAATGGCGGAATTCACTGCTCCCCTCCTCCCAGAAAATGCCCCGCGTTACCTGATGGGAGTAGGACCACCGGACGATTTGATGGCCTGCACTCTCATGGGCATCGACATGTTTGATTGCGTGATGCCCACACGCAACGCGAGAAACGGAACCTTGTTCACCTCGCAGGGGAAAGTGAATATCAGAAACGCCATCCACAAGGAAGACGCGAGCCCACTGGATCCGGAATGCGCCTGCGAAACCTGCCAGAATTATTCACGGGCCTATCTGCGTCATTTGTTCATGGCCGATGAAATTCTGGCATATCGGCTCAACACTCTGCACAACGTAGCCTTTTTCCTGAACTGGATGGAACGTATTCGGGAGGCCATCAGAGAAGACAGGCCCATAGACTGGCGTTACCCGCAGGAAATAAAAAATCCGATTTGA
- a CDS encoding multicopper oxidase domain-containing protein: MNFFIRSSVLSLVCYLLLISPTQARTVSYHLTIDYKKINISGQPVQAMSINQKIPGPTLRFKEGDFAIISIQNNMKVSTSIHWHGVLLPNRQDGVPFVNNPPIEPGQRVNFKFPIKQSGTYWFHSHSSLQEQQGIYGSIVITPKEGETLKTDHDQVIVLSDWTNENPEEVMRTLKSGNEYYSFKKNTLQSVWGAMQKGAVSNFLKRSWSRMPAMDLSDVAYERFLANGKPEYTIPAQPGETIRLRLVNAAAASYFYLQYAGGPMQVVAADGIEVKPVQLNRFLMAIAETYDVILTVPENGAYEFRATAQDGSGFASVFIGNGKRKQTTDVPKPDFYRVLMSGGNMNHSKMVTPMNKSHALMDKRPMAPYDQLQSKTSTTPSRKRPLRKVVLNLTGDMDRFVWSMNGEILSADNDIRIRHGENIRFIIHNKTMMHHPMHLHGHFFRVINGKGDRAPLKHTIDVPPGGTRIIEFEGDEYEDWFFHCHVLYHAKAGMARVVRYQDKPLDADIEAIRHQLFKDPWFFWINATAQSHMTDGIAVASNTYNIFSVTWETGWQNTLGTDFDIELTYDRYFNRFFTIFSGVNLTDDNVMGFLGLRYLLPFNFWSALRIDHKGDFRITLEQSVQLTPRVELFGDFEYDTETEEEWVAGTNVRLGKNLFLVGQYHSDFGGGGGLRFRF, encoded by the coding sequence ATGAATTTCTTTATACGATCATCTGTTTTGAGCCTGGTTTGCTACCTTTTACTGATTTCCCCAACACAGGCCCGAACTGTCTCTTACCACCTCACAATTGATTACAAGAAAATAAATATCTCAGGACAACCGGTTCAAGCCATGTCCATCAATCAGAAAATTCCCGGTCCCACTCTACGGTTTAAGGAAGGTGATTTTGCCATTATCAGCATCCAAAATAATATGAAAGTATCCACTTCTATTCACTGGCATGGTGTTCTGCTTCCCAACCGTCAGGACGGAGTCCCGTTTGTGAACAATCCACCGATTGAGCCGGGGCAAAGGGTAAATTTTAAATTTCCGATCAAACAATCGGGCACTTACTGGTTTCACTCCCATTCCAGTTTGCAGGAACAGCAAGGAATCTATGGCTCTATTGTGATCACACCTAAAGAAGGTGAAACATTGAAAACGGATCACGATCAGGTCATCGTATTGTCTGACTGGACAAATGAAAACCCGGAAGAAGTAATGCGTACCCTGAAAAGCGGCAACGAATACTACAGCTTTAAAAAAAACACACTTCAGTCTGTTTGGGGTGCCATGCAAAAGGGAGCTGTGAGCAACTTCCTCAAACGAAGCTGGAGTCGAATGCCTGCCATGGACCTTTCTGATGTGGCCTACGAACGGTTTCTGGCGAATGGCAAACCTGAGTATACGATTCCGGCGCAACCCGGTGAGACCATCCGGTTGCGACTGGTAAATGCGGCGGCGGCTTCCTATTTCTACCTGCAGTATGCGGGAGGTCCCATGCAAGTGGTTGCCGCTGATGGTATTGAAGTCAAACCCGTTCAGCTCAACCGCTTCCTGATGGCCATTGCCGAAACCTACGATGTAATCCTGACCGTTCCCGAAAACGGTGCCTACGAGTTTCGGGCTACAGCACAGGATGGAAGCGGGTTCGCCTCCGTATTCATTGGAAATGGAAAGCGTAAACAGACAACGGATGTCCCCAAACCGGACTTCTACCGGGTGCTGATGTCGGGAGGAAACATGAACCATTCAAAAATGGTCACTCCAATGAACAAGTCACATGCTTTAATGGACAAGCGTCCAATGGCACCTTATGACCAACTTCAGTCAAAAACGTCAACAACCCCTTCCCGCAAAAGGCCTCTGAGAAAAGTGGTTCTCAATCTGACCGGGGACATGGACCGATTCGTCTGGTCCATGAACGGAGAGATCCTTTCTGCTGACAACGACATCCGCATCCGACATGGAGAAAATATCCGCTTTATTATCCACAACAAAACCATGATGCACCATCCCATGCACTTGCACGGTCATTTCTTCCGCGTCATCAACGGAAAAGGTGACAGGGCACCTCTGAAACACACCATCGACGTACCACCCGGTGGAACGCGAATCATCGAGTTTGAAGGGGATGAATACGAGGACTGGTTTTTCCACTGCCACGTGCTTTACCACGCCAAGGCAGGCATGGCACGGGTGGTTCGTTATCAAGACAAACCTCTTGATGCCGACATCGAAGCGATTCGTCACCAGCTTTTCAAAGACCCGTGGTTTTTCTGGATCAATGCCACGGCGCAATCGCACATGACAGACGGAATAGCCGTCGCCAGCAATACCTACAATATATTCAGTGTGACCTGGGAAACCGGTTGGCAGAACACCCTTGGGACCGATTTCGATATTGAACTAACTTACGATCGATACTTCAACCGGTTTTTCACTATATTCAGCGGGGTCAATCTGACCGATGACAATGTAATGGGATTTCTTGGTTTACGCTATCTTCTACCTTTTAATTTCTGGAGTGCATTGCGTATAGACCACAAAGGTGATTTTCGAATCACACTGGAGCAATCGGTTCAATTGACCCCCAGAGTCGAGTTGTTCGGAGATTTCGAATACGACACAGAAACAGAGGAGGAATGGGTCGCTGGGACAAATGTTCGCCTGGGAAAAAACCTGTTTCTGGTCGGGCAATACCACTCAGACTTTGGCGGAGGTGGGGGATTACGTTTTCGGTTTTGA
- a CDS encoding tetratricopeptide repeat protein: MPFSKIKEEVSQFYSKATKTGEIPGREYHAIIMMREIQPYVSDIDGYWFNYGFYLNNVGLVQEAINAFIKSLEFNFAGIHWPAYAILGKLYSETNQRLEADHWYDLTIKENSPVAGTCWILKGSNLSMLGDFERAKECYENSLKDISGECDKDEALFNLANICCIKGDYERGLEFIKRSYSIDPEVKRTNRLLNDVESLINFELKNQKFKTKDAVKSKFDLADEYIKKEWYFCALETLREYQKQIPKNPKIWERMGVCMINVGMGREGRKALNMALEYSDGAEQKTIYSTMAELCMDFGSLSEADKWFEKTILCQGFVEDWVFFRRGECLAKMGKYIKARECFEQSIDCEGSWVNPDMKYLSVGLMFRNEERFEDAVSALREALRLNPKNEKAKEALDGLSGIDKTIEYAKQECERIKSL; this comes from the coding sequence ATGCCATTTTCCAAAATAAAAGAAGAGGTCTCCCAGTTTTATTCTAAGGCAACAAAGACCGGAGAAATCCCTGGCAGAGAATATCATGCCATTATTATGATGCGAGAAATTCAACCCTACGTTTCTGATATAGATGGTTATTGGTTTAATTACGGTTTTTATTTAAATAATGTTGGTCTAGTTCAAGAGGCGATCAATGCTTTTATTAAATCCTTAGAATTCAATTTTGCAGGAATTCACTGGCCTGCTTATGCAATACTAGGAAAGTTATACTCTGAAACCAACCAAAGGTTGGAAGCAGATCATTGGTATGATTTAACGATAAAAGAGAATTCCCCTGTTGCTGGTACTTGTTGGATTTTAAAAGGCTCCAATTTGTCAATGTTGGGGGATTTTGAACGAGCCAAAGAGTGTTATGAGAACTCATTAAAGGATATTTCCGGAGAATGTGATAAAGATGAAGCATTGTTTAATTTGGCAAATATTTGCTGCATTAAAGGAGATTATGAAAGGGGGCTGGAATTTATTAAAAGATCCTACTCTATAGATCCAGAGGTCAAAAGAACCAATAGGTTATTAAACGATGTTGAAAGTCTGATTAATTTTGAGTTAAAGAATCAGAAGTTTAAAACAAAGGATGCAGTTAAATCCAAATTTGATTTGGCCGACGAGTATATAAAGAAGGAATGGTATTTTTGTGCACTGGAAACCCTTAGGGAATATCAAAAACAAATTCCAAAAAACCCTAAAATATGGGAGCGAATGGGAGTTTGTATGATTAATGTCGGCATGGGAAGAGAAGGGAGAAAGGCTCTGAATATGGCATTGGAATATTCCGATGGCGCAGAACAAAAAACGATATATTCAACCATGGCTGAGCTATGTATGGATTTTGGCAGTCTCTCTGAAGCGGATAAATGGTTTGAGAAAACAATTTTATGTCAGGGTTTTGTTGAAGATTGGGTTTTTTTTAGACGGGGAGAATGCCTTGCTAAAATGGGTAAATATATAAAAGCCAGAGAATGTTTTGAACAGTCTATCGATTGCGAAGGTAGTTGGGTAAACCCAGATATGAAATACTTGAGTGTGGGTTTGATGTTTCGAAATGAAGAGAGATTTGAAGATGCAGTTTCAGCATTGAGGGAGGCTTTACGGCTGAACCCAAAAAATGAAAAGGCAAAGGAAGCATTAGATGGCCTTTCTGGAATCGATAAAACTATTGAATATGCGAAACAAGAATGTGAAAGAATAAAAAGTCTGTGA
- a CDS encoding class I SAM-dependent methyltransferase, whose product MQGSEYQQSLVLPGALKLLDLKKNEKVLDVACGQGVFCRYLNDRGHKVEGLDVSSALIDAARRRSPKSISFHHADAGDPKALKGDSFDAVSCLLAMQNIEHLDPVLKNIKRWLKPSGRFVMVATHPCFRIPRQSHWEFDEIKKTQYRRVDLYSSETEIPIVTPPKNGARGHTTTYHRPLQSYFESLASAGFAVDRLEEWTSGKTSEPGKRAKAENRARQEIPLFLALRAIPVNQEQD is encoded by the coding sequence ATGCAGGGAAGCGAGTATCAGCAGTCGCTTGTTCTTCCGGGAGCCCTGAAACTTCTGGATCTCAAGAAAAATGAAAAGGTCCTGGATGTGGCTTGTGGACAAGGGGTTTTCTGCCGGTATCTCAATGATCGAGGACACAAGGTGGAAGGTCTGGATGTATCATCAGCCTTGATCGACGCTGCCCGGAGACGTTCCCCAAAATCGATTTCGTTCCATCATGCTGATGCAGGGGACCCGAAAGCCCTGAAAGGTGATTCTTTCGATGCGGTGTCCTGCCTCCTGGCGATGCAGAATATTGAGCATCTGGACCCGGTATTGAAAAACATCAAGCGTTGGCTCAAACCCTCGGGACGTTTTGTCATGGTTGCCACGCACCCATGTTTTCGTATACCCCGGCAATCCCATTGGGAGTTTGATGAAATAAAAAAAACACAGTACCGGCGTGTAGACCTTTATTCCTCGGAGACAGAAATTCCAATAGTGACGCCTCCGAAGAATGGTGCTCGGGGTCACACAACGACCTATCACCGACCTCTGCAATCTTATTTTGAGTCCCTGGCAAGTGCGGGCTTTGCAGTCGACAGGCTGGAAGAATGGACCTCGGGCAAAACCAGTGAACCGGGCAAACGTGCCAAAGCGGAAAACAGGGCGAGGCAGGAAATTCCTTTGTTTCTTGCTTTACGTGCAATTCCAGTAAACCAGGAACAGGATTGA
- the sfsA gene encoding DNA/RNA nuclease SfsA, which produces MKFGDTIVDGVFLERPNRYLARVEIDGEETLAHVPDPGRLPGLMIPQRKVRLIHKPSETRKTQYTLALVRHGRIWVSVYPVFANTLVKDGLTRNKIGCFGEFDSFASEVKHGGSRFDFCLEQGGKETYVEVKSVSLVEETVGKFPDAPTERGRKHVEELIQLKQKGFGAVVLFVSQRSDTRSITSNDPIDPKFGEALRRAQKAGVKLFGINCKVTASSISLDQNIPLEI; this is translated from the coding sequence ATGAAATTCGGCGACACCATTGTGGACGGTGTGTTTCTAGAGCGTCCCAATCGATACCTGGCGCGGGTTGAAATCGATGGCGAGGAAACCCTCGCGCATGTCCCGGATCCGGGGCGCCTGCCGGGACTGATGATTCCCCAACGCAAAGTCCGTTTGATCCACAAACCAAGCGAAACCCGAAAAACACAATACACCCTGGCACTGGTGCGGCATGGTCGTATCTGGGTCAGTGTGTATCCTGTATTCGCAAACACTCTGGTTAAGGATGGATTGACACGAAATAAAATAGGCTGTTTTGGTGAATTCGATTCCTTTGCGTCCGAAGTCAAGCACGGAGGAAGCCGGTTCGACTTTTGCCTGGAACAGGGAGGGAAGGAAACTTACGTTGAAGTTAAGTCGGTGAGCCTTGTCGAGGAGACTGTTGGAAAGTTCCCCGATGCCCCGACCGAACGCGGCCGTAAACACGTTGAGGAATTGATTCAGCTGAAACAAAAGGGATTTGGAGCGGTGGTGTTGTTTGTGTCTCAGCGCAGCGATACCCGGTCGATTACCTCAAATGACCCGATAGACCCAAAATTCGGTGAGGCATTGAGACGTGCACAAAAAGCGGGTGTAAAACTATTCGGGATCAATTGTAAAGTGACCGCCTCTTCCATCTCACTGGACCAGAATATTCCGTTAGAAATTTAA
- a CDS encoding NADH-quinone oxidoreductase subunit M — translation MLSLIVFIPLIAGLVLIFMRGLEHDKVVRIAYGSAGTAFVLSLIALVGYDFHHGDMQYVASIVWVPMLGITYTVGADGISLWLVVLTAFLGILAINSARNQKQNPQQFLALILMLLAGTLGVFVALDTILFYVFWELMLVPTYFLIGLWGEENRVYATTKFVIYTLVGSLLMLVAIVWITVIHYEATHVVTFDIQTLVHTHIPTDIQWYLFGFFFLAFAIKVPIFPFHSWLPHTYVACPIPVLVLLTGAMSKTGAYGLIRFCLPLFPEAVHDFSLWIGAMAAGGIIYGAWIAVAQRDIKALVAYSSISHLGFIVLGIFSGNDQGMSGSVLQMVNHGIIASALFLIVGMLEERVGTRNLDQFCGLKKHMPMLYAMFMLITLAALGLPGLNGFVGEFLILMGVWTSHALSDMAVLFVLGAGLAIVFASVYMLYMFQGAMQESTIKLPKDMKDIDRREQGLLIPACILVVFLGLFPSVVVDRVEPVAKHVLHIEKTENLPTHSDGHGGH, via the coding sequence ATGTTGTCTCTGATAGTATTCATTCCATTGATCGCAGGTCTTGTGCTTATTTTTATGCGCGGTTTGGAGCACGATAAGGTCGTCCGTATAGCTTACGGTTCTGCGGGCACCGCTTTTGTGCTCTCGTTGATAGCGTTAGTGGGATACGACTTTCATCACGGCGACATGCAGTATGTAGCGTCCATTGTCTGGGTGCCCATGCTCGGCATCACCTACACGGTTGGTGCTGATGGTATCAGTCTGTGGCTGGTTGTACTGACGGCGTTCCTGGGAATCCTGGCCATCAACAGTGCCCGTAATCAGAAGCAGAATCCCCAGCAGTTTCTGGCATTGATCCTCATGCTGCTTGCCGGGACTCTGGGTGTATTCGTCGCTCTGGACACAATCCTGTTCTACGTTTTCTGGGAATTGATGCTGGTGCCTACCTACTTCCTGATCGGGTTGTGGGGAGAAGAAAACCGGGTGTACGCTACCACCAAATTTGTGATCTACACCCTGGTAGGTAGTCTTCTCATGCTGGTTGCAATTGTCTGGATCACAGTAATCCATTATGAAGCAACCCATGTGGTGACCTTTGACATCCAGACTCTGGTGCACACCCATATACCGACTGATATTCAATGGTACCTGTTCGGATTTTTCTTCCTGGCGTTTGCTATCAAGGTTCCTATCTTCCCGTTCCATAGCTGGCTGCCTCACACATACGTGGCGTGCCCCATCCCGGTACTGGTTTTATTGACCGGTGCGATGTCGAAGACGGGGGCCTATGGCCTGATCCGTTTCTGTCTTCCACTGTTTCCAGAAGCCGTACATGATTTCTCATTGTGGATCGGGGCCATGGCGGCTGGAGGTATTATTTACGGAGCCTGGATTGCAGTAGCGCAGCGTGATATCAAGGCGCTGGTAGCCTATTCAAGTATCAGTCATCTGGGTTTCATTGTGCTGGGTATTTTTTCCGGCAACGATCAGGGGATGAGTGGAAGTGTCCTGCAAATGGTCAACCACGGAATTATCGCATCAGCCCTGTTTCTGATTGTCGGAATGCTGGAAGAGCGGGTTGGAACACGCAACCTCGACCAGTTTTGCGGTCTCAAGAAACATATGCCCATGCTTTACGCCATGTTTATGTTGATCACGCTTGCAGCTCTTGGTCTGCCCGGGTTGAACGGTTTTGTTGGGGAGTTTTTAATCCTGATGGGAGTCTGGACTTCGCATGCCTTAAGCGATATGGCTGTCCTGTTCGTTCTTGGTGCTGGGCTCGCCATTGTCTTTGCTTCTGTTTATATGCTTTATATGTTTCAGGGAGCCATGCAGGAGTCCACTATCAAGCTGCCAAAAGACATGAAGGACATCGACCGTCGTGAGCAGGGTTTGCTGATTCCTGCCTGTATCCTGGTGGTGTTTCTTGGATTATTTCCCAGTGTGGTGGTGGACCGTGTCGAACCGGTTGCCAAGCACGTCCTTCATATCGAAAAAACTGAAAACCTGCCGACCCATTCCGATGGACACGGCGGGCACTGA